From Ipomoea triloba cultivar NCNSP0323 chromosome 5, ASM357664v1, the proteins below share one genomic window:
- the LOC116019008 gene encoding protein XAP5 CIRCADIAN TIMEKEEPER, translating to MSGMGDGYVGTAQDAVKIRRLEKQREAERRKIQELKNKTASSIGQPGLLQFGSSTSEILETTFKKETVGLVTREEYVEKRVNIRTKIEEEEKEKLQKLQQEEEELLLQKLKKRKIKADPRLSFSDDFDNGNEEEDEDNKIKESEALARRKFGKDPTVETSFLPDSEREAEEQAERERLKKQWLREQQLIKNEPLEITYSYWDGTGHRRVIQVRKGDTIGEFLRAVQQQLAPEFREVRTTSVENLLYVKEDLIIPHQHTFYELIVNKARGKSGPLFHFDVHEDVRTTADATIEKDESHAGKVVERHWYEKNKHIFPASRWEIYDPNKKFDRYTIHGN from the exons ATGTCGGGAATGGGAGATGGTTATGTCGGTACGGCCCAGGACGCCGTGAAAATCCGCCGGCTAGAGAAGCAGCGAGAAGCCGAACGGCGAAAGATTCAGGAGCTCAAGAACAAAACTGCTTCATCTATAGGACAGCCTGGTCTTCTTCAGTTCGGCTCCAGTACATCTGAG ATTCTAGAGACAACATTTAAGAAGGAAACTGTTGGTCTTGTTACTAGAGAGGAATATGTTGAAAAG AGGGTGAATATTAGGACTAAAATTGAAGAGGAAGAGAAGGAGAAGCTTCAGAAGTTGCAACAAGA GGAGGAGGAGCTTTTGTTACAAAAGCTTAAAAAGCGCAAAATAAAAGCAGACCCTCGATTATCGTTTTCTGATGATTTTGACAATGGCAATGAAGAGGAGGATGAAGACAACA AAATCAAAGAATCAGAGGCCCTTGCAAGGAGAAAATTTGGGAAGGATCCAACAGTGGAGACCAGCTTTTTGCCAGATAG TGAGAGGGAGGCAGAGGAGCAGGCTGAACGCGAAAGGCTCAAGAAACAGTGGCTTCGTGAACAACAACTAATCAAAA ATGAACCTCTTGAAATCACCTATAGTTATTGGGATGGAACAGGCCATAGACGAGTTATCCAA GTCCGGAAAGGGGACACTATAGGAGAATTCCTTCGTGCTGTTCAACAACAGCTTGCCCCTGAGTTTCGAGAGGTTCGGACTACTTCAGTGGAGAACCTGCTTTATGTGAAAGAAGATCTTATTATTCCTCAT CAACACACTTTCTACGAGCTGATAGTTAATAAGGCAAGGGGGAAGAGTGGACCG CTTTTCCATTTTGATGTCCATGAAGATGTGCGCACAACAGCAGATGCAACTATAGAGAAGGATGAG TCACATGCTGGGAAAGTTGTAGAAAGACATTGGTACGAGAAAAATAAGCATATTTTCCCTGCTTCTCGGTGGGAG ATTTATGACCCGAACAAGAAGTTTGACCGGTATACTATCCATGGGAATTAA
- the LOC116019906 gene encoding protein HESO1-like → MNGYSPLEHTLRYIICAISPSKDDWSIRFQLIEELRAVVEPIESLRGATVEPFGSFVSDLFTRWGDLDISIELANGSYIASAGKKHKQNLLEDVLKALKIKGGCRKLRFITNARVPILKFQGKYNISCDISINNLSGQMKSKLLYWISTIDGRFRHMVLLVKEWAKAQSINDSKSGTLNSYSLSLLVIFHFQTCEPAILPPLKEIYPRNMVDDLTGVRVTAENLIEETCAVNINRFKSNSSRAQNDSSLADLFISFIGKFCDISSKASDQGISTYTGQWEDIEGNMRWLPKTYSLFIEDPFEQPANTARSVSSTQLANISEAFQSTYNMLTSPNQDKKLLLSTLMKPPTTKFAGGTPTRNYGNYSRDGVRIQQAQRTTQPSLQHQFQDMRINRQQPNRAIHRPSQDSPAQLQPVWRPKYDKKIAE, encoded by the exons ATGAATGGCTATAGCCCATTAGAGCATACACTCCGCTACATTATTTGCGCAATCAGTCCCTCAAAAGATGACTGGTCTATaagatttcaattaattgaagaACTACGAGCCGTTGTGGAACCCATAGAAAGTTTGAGAG GTGCAACGGTTGAACCATTTGGATCTTTTGTATCTGATCTCTTCACAAGGTGGGGTGATCTTGATATATCTATAGAGTTGGCCAATGGTTCCTATATCGCAAGTGCTGGGAAGAAGCACAAACAAAATTTACTTGAAGATGTACTAAAAGCATTGAAAATTAAAG GTGGCTGTCGGAAATTGAGGTTTATTACCAATGCAAGAGTCCCTATATTGAAGTTTCAGGGCAAGTATAACATCTCCTGTGacatatcaataaataatttgagtGGACAAATGAAGTCCAAATTGCTATACTGGATCAGTACAATTGATGGACGTTTTCGTCACATGGTTTTACTG GTCAAGGAATGGGCAAAGGCACAGAGTATTAATGATTCAAAATCTGGAACTCTAAATTCCTATTCTCTTAGCTTGCTTGTTATATTTCACTTTCAG ACGTGTGAGCCTGCTATTTTACCTCCACTGAAAGAAATATATCCGAGAAATATGGTGGATGATCTTACAG GTGTGAGGGTTACTGCAGAGAATCTTATTGAAGAAACATGTGCTGTCAACATAAACCGATTTAAATCTAATAGTTCCAGAGCTCAAAACGACAGTTCTCTGGCTGACCTCTTCATCTCATTCATTGGGAAG TTCTGTGACATTAGTTCCAAGGCTTCAGATCAAGGCATAAGCACCTACACTGGACAGTGGGAAGACATTGAAGGCAACATGAGATGGTTACCAAAAACATATTCACTATTt ATTGAAGATCCGTTTGAACAACCTGCTAATACAGCAAGGAGCGTTAGCAGTACACAACTTGCAAACATATCTGAAGCTTTTCAGTCAACCTACAATATGCTTACATCTCCCAATCAAGATAAAAAATTGCTCTTGTCTACTCTCATGAAGCCACCCACTACGAAATTTGCGGGGGGAACACCTACTAGAAACTATGGCAACTATAGTAGAGATGGCGTCAGGATTCAACAAGCTCAAAGAACCACGCAACCATCATTACAACATCAGTTTCAAGACATGAGGATCAACAGGCAGCAGCCGAACAGGGCAATTCATAGACCTTCCCAGGATTCTCCTGCTCAATTACAGCCAGTATGGAGGCCTAAATATGACAAAAAGATTGCAGAATAA
- the LOC116020097 gene encoding protein phosphatase 2C 37-like: MAAVRGCETKTSTPVEPSSEAARRRRMEIHRFRFLASDAAVAPPPLDGGLKRQRAPSPPEPETAVETVTEETSSVKRRKAYDEKVERSKEIEQNLIERTEPEEIKVSDRPESSSSSEAEQDFGSDCPKFGMTSVCGRRRDMEDAVAAHPCFSRKSLENSRNMHFFGVYDGHGCSHVAMRCRDRMHEIVRDAMEKGESTWPEIMSRSFSKMDQEITDLSNGAVAGAVPRSVCRCEFQTPQCDAVGSTAVVAVVTPDHIIVSNCGDSRAVLCRNGVAIPLSVDHKPDRPDELNRIEEAGGRVIYWDGPRVLGVLAMSRAIGDNYLKPYVISEPEITITKRTAEDECLILASDGLWDVVSNETACGVARMCLQQRGKPPSPLPSPGNDVTVTPSSDKACSDASILLTKLALARHTADNVSVVVVDLRNDL, from the exons ATGGCTGCCGTGCGAGGATGCGAAACGAAGACTAGTACTCCGGTTGAGCCCAGTTCTGAGGCCGCCAGACGCCGCCGCATGGAAATTCACCGGTTCCGATTCCTCGCCTCCGACGCCGCCGTGGCGCCGCCGCCGCTCGACGGCGGATTGAAGCGGCAAAGAGCTCCCTCGCCGCCGGAGCCTGAAACGGCAGTGGAAACTGTCACTGAGGAGACGAGTAGTGTGAAGCGACGTAAGGCTTATGACGAGAAAGTTGAGAGGAGTAAAGAGATTGAACAAAATCTAATCGAGAGAACAGAGCCTGAGGAGATTAAGGTTTCGGATCGGCCGGAATCCTCGTCTTCCTCGGAAGCCGAGCAGGATTTTGGTTCAGATTGTCCGAAATTCGGCATGACGTCAGTGTGTGGACGGAGACGAGATATGGAAGATGCGGTTGCAGCTCATCCCTGTTTTAGCAGGAAATCCCTAGAAAATTCTAGAAATATGCACTTCTTCGGCGTGTACGATGGCCATGGTTGCTCGCAC GTTGCGATGAGGTGCAGAGATCGGATGCACGAGATAGTGAGAGACGCGATGGAGAAAGGGGAGTCCACGTGGCCGGAGATTATGTCCCGGAGCTTCTCTAAAATGGATCAGGAAATCACTGATCTGTCTAACGGAGCCGTCGCCGGCGCCGTCCCACGCTCCGTTTGCCGGTGCGAGTTCCAGACTCCCCAGTGTGACGCCGTCGGATCCACCGCCGTCGTCGCCGTCGTGACACCCGACCATATTATCGTATCCAACTGCGGCGACTCCCGCGCTGTTCTTTGCCGGAATGGCGTCGCTATCCCCCTCTCCGTCGACCACAAG CCTGATCGGCCGGATGAGCTGAACCGGATTGAAGAAGCCGGCGGGCGTGTTATATACTGGGATGGGCCCAGAGTTCTCGGAGTCCTGGCAATGTCTCGAGCCATCG GCGACAATTATTTGAAGCCGTACGTTATATCGGAGCCGGAGATAACGATTACGAAAAGAACGGCGGAGGACGAGTGTCTGATACTGGCAAGCGACGGGCTTTGGGATGTCGTGTCGAACGAGACAGCCTGCGGCGTTGCCCGCATGTGTCTCCAGCAGCGGGGGAAACCTCCGTCGCCGCTGCCGTCGCCGGGAAATGACGTCACCGTGACGCCATCCTCCGACAAGGCCTGCTCCGACGCCTCAATCCTGTTGACGAAGCTGGCGTTGGCACGACACACCGCCGATAACGTTAGCGTTGTTGTCGTGGATTTGAGAAAcgatttataa